The Lycium barbarum isolate Lr01 chromosome 9, ASM1917538v2, whole genome shotgun sequence genome has a segment encoding these proteins:
- the LOC132612071 gene encoding uncharacterized protein LOC132612071: MESRSWMYDKTNPGRFGLKNEFVAGVYDFVDYAKTLEDFTIHDVVRCPCSKCECMKFKTPEIVRRHLMEKGFKSNYTVWTSHGETRNNLGGFQNFVVGESSRMVEPTIQNSRMHDMVQDGCGIHWGFESSGHVEEPLNEEASHSYKKLKKASQPLHDSSTHSQLSVAVRLLSIKADNNVPHGAMDSVIDLMHELVDPTLEIPDNYYKAKRLVSKLGLSSVRIDCCENGCMLYYNDDVDLESCKFCGSERFRDTRSGKRVDVKALHYLPLIPRLKRLYASNSSAPHMRWHSENRRPPSVMCHPSDGEAWKHFDRTYPDFAAEPCNVRLGLCSDGFIPHSGSAAH; encoded by the coding sequence ATGGAATCTCGTAGTTGGATGTACGATAAAACTAATCCTGGTCGATTTGGGTTGAAGAATGAATTTGTAGCCGGCGTTTATGATTTTGTTGACTATGCTAAAACACTTGAGGATTTTACAATTCATGATGTggttaggtgtccttgttctaaatgtgaatgtatgaaatTTAAGACCCCAGAGATTGTTAGGCGACATCTAATGGAAAAAGGTTTTAAAAGTAATTATACAGTTTGGACTAGTCATGGAGAAACGCGTAACAATTTGGGTGGATTTCAGAACTTTGTTGTGGGTGAAAGTAGTAGGATGGTAGAACCTACTATCCAGAATTCTAGAATGCACGACATGGTTCAGGATGGTTGTGGCATACATTGGGGCTTTGAATCAAGTGGCCATGTTGAAGAACCTCTCAATGAAGAGGCCAGCCATTCttataaaaagttaaaaaaagcTAGTCAGCCCTTACATGATAGTTCTACCCACTCTCAATTATCTGTCGCTGTTAGATTATTGAGTATCAAAGCAGATAACAATGTTCCCCATGGGGCAATGGATTCTGTGATTGACCTCATGCACGAATTGGTTGACCCGACTCTAGAGATACCTGATAATTACTATAAGGCAAAAAGATTGGTATCTAAGTTGGGACTCTCGTCGGTGAGAATTGATTGCTGTGAAAATGGCTGCATGTTATACTATAATGATGACGTCGATCTAGAATCTTGTAAGTTTTGTGGTAGTGAACGGTTTAGGGATACACGTAGCGGGAAGAGAGTGGATGTTAAGGCGCTGCATTATTTACCTCTAATAccaaggttaaagaggttgtatgCATCTAATAGCTCTGCTCCTCATATGAGATGGCACAGTGAAAATAGAAGGCCACCGagtgttatgtgtcatccatcggatGGTGAGGCCTGGAAGCATTTTGATAGAACCTATCCAGACTTTGCAGCTGAACCATGTAACGTTAGGTTGGGTTTATGTTCTGACGGATTCATTCCGCATTCTGGCTCTGCTGCACACTAG
- the LOC132611281 gene encoding glutaredoxin-C9-like, translating into MQVVKESSSNMRIVGESRMESVYERVRFLVSGNAVVVFTMSGCCMCHVVKQLLFGLGVGPTIVELDRDAAGREIHALLFQLAGDGQQQPVPAVFVGGKFLGGIETVMACHINGTLVPLLKEAGALWL; encoded by the coding sequence atgcagGTAGTGAAGGAGTCATCATCAAATATGAGGATCGTTGGAGAATCAAGAATGGAGTCGGTTTACGAGAGGGTCCGTTTCCTAGTGTCAGGCAATGCGGTTGTGGTTTTCACCATGAGCGGTTGTTGCATGTGCCACGTGGTGAAGCAGCTCCTCTTCGGGCTCGGGGTGGGCCCCACTATAGTCGAGCTCGATAGGGATGCTGCGGGGAGGGAAATTCACGCGTTGCTGTTTCAGCTTGCGGGGGACGGGCAGCAGCAGCCTGTGCCGGCTGTATTCGTTGGTGGGAAATTCTTGGGTGGAATTGAAACAGTTATGGCTTGTCATATAAATGGTACCCTTGTTCCTCTCCTCAAAGAAGCCGGAGCTCTCTGGCTCTGA